The Drosophila nasuta strain 15112-1781.00 chromosome 2L, ASM2355853v1, whole genome shotgun sequence genome window below encodes:
- the LOC132798331 gene encoding Krueppel homolog 1 has translation MPAHCAVVNCSDKYVHSGSISFHRFPFKRKDLLQKWKEFTQRSGQWMPSKWSAVCSRHFVDADFSCCNNRKTLKKNAVPTVRVAATESLNVIVEQVTLPPPAAATTAPTETPPVSGTKSTCRFCGTSALNCVSFDKSFELFGMIQKCFPTLQILQDDTLPLPKDICGDCCRQLERFSQFCDVVMLAQSELQRKYRRQLKIKQEPVVRVKQEACESIDNLFPDELDMGLEEHEQEADDETEHKFPFCDFPMLNAQDIINNCDIMEIINLDDPFINITDDADPVNAASATLPALPSVNEMLQSELLTEEHNYAKEDWQLPALQQYKTEKVECVESQATSTAEQAATTEATTRSSKPIVTNVSQIPHPMLCKLLPPPPPPPTTTTATSSKPNIVVLNDSVVKSSAFRLHNCTLCTTKFFTAESLNQHYAQLHATPAETVTPMVSVPLEAAGAVAAATPATAAYWQSDLLPPQLPAKKKIDILDMQRSFLHHNDLIAAAALPTSTSDSTSVASCNVATSTQPHNAYAQFAEIYRRCRLRLRHQNKRAVRLRLLRCRQCTLGFGNVQQLLLHRQRKRHFVLPPPRTFAVKCPGCQRLLRTRLALRQHMRYICHKLPLRNARLQSYKCRHCRSISFTHWRFYRRHELKCRLRQPRVKTTASPSKGATKRRPLPLPLPSKRATHNCPDCEKTFSSQTGLKQHRITHTSVCRYKCSICDRVFKRRNGLSQHVKGYHLQLKPHQCPVCQHRYALKCDMLRCRHSQRRGANDNQKT, from the exons ATGCCCGCCCACTGTGCGGTAGTCAACTGTAGCGACAAATACGTACATTCCGGCAGCATTTCCTTCCACAG ATTTCCGTTTAAGCGTAAGGATTTGCTGCAAAAATGGAAGGAATTCACACAGCGCAGTGGCCAATGGATGCCCTCAAAGTGGAGTGCCGTCTGCAGCCGTCACTTTGTCGATGCCGACTTCAGTTGCTGCAACAATCGTAAGACGCTCAAAAAGAATGCGGTACCCACGGTGCGTGTGGCAGCGACCGAGTCGCTCAACGTGATTGTGGAGCAGGTGACGCTGCCAccgccagcagcagccacaacagcaccAACAGAGACGCCGCCTGTCAGTGGCACAAAGAGCACATGCCGCTTTTGTGGAACTTCAGCTTTGAACTGCGTCTCCTTCGACAAGAGCTTTGAACTCTTCGGCATGATACAAAAGTGCTTTCCCACGCTACAAATACTGCAGGACGACACACTGCCGCTGCCCAAGGACATCTGTGGCGACTGCTGCCGCCAGCTGGAACGTTTTTCGCAGTTCTGCGATGTTGTGATGTTGGCGCAAAGTGAACTCCAGCGCAAATATCGCCGCCAGCTGAAGATCAAGCAGGAGCCAGTGGTGCGTGTGAAGCAGGAGGCATGCGAGAGCATTGACAATCTATTTCCTGACGAACTGGACATGGGACTGGAAGAGCACGAGCAGGAGGCCGATGATGAGACGGAGCACAAGTTTCCATTCTGTGATTTTCCCATGCTCAATGCGCAGGACATTATCAATAATTGTGACATCATGGAGATTATCAATCTGGATGATCCATTCATCAACATTACAGACGACGCAGATCCGGTTAATGCTGCCTCCGCAACTCTGCCTGCTTTGCCTAGCGTTAATGAGATGCTGCAGTCAGAGCTGCTCACCGAGGAACACAACTATGCCAAGGAGGATTGGCAGCTGCCGGCGTTGCAACAATACAAAACCGAGAAGGTCGAATGCGTCGAGAGTCAAGCGACGTCTACAGCCGAGCAAGCAGCCACAACTGAAGCAACGACGCGCAGCTCGAAGCCAATTGTGACGAATGTCAGCCAGATTCCACATCCAATGCTCTGCAAgctgctgccaccgccacctccgccgccaacaacaacaacagcaacgagcaGCAAACCCAACATTGTGGTGCTCAACGATAGCGTTGTCAAATCCTCCGCCTTTCGGCTACACAATTGCACTTTGTGCACCACCAAGTTCTTCACCGCCGAGAGCCTCAATCAGCACTATGCACAGCTGCATGCCACACCCGCCGAGACGGTGACGCCCATGGTCAGTGTGCCACTGGAGGCAGCCGGCGCTGTAGCGGCAGCAACTCCAGCAACTGCCGCCTATTGGCAATCGGACTTGTTGCCACCTCAGCTGCCGGCCAAGAAGAAGATCGACATACTCGACATGCAGCGCAGTTTCTTGCATCACAACGATCTCATTGCGGCAGCAGCGCTCCCCACCTCCACCTCAGACTCCACCTCCGTTGCGTCCTGCAATGTGGCAACCAGCACGCAACCGCATAACGCATACGCCCAGTTCGCCGAAATCTATCGGCGCTGTCGCCTGCGGTTGCGCCACCAAAACAAACGTGCCGTGCGCCTTCGCCTGCTGCGCTGTCGACAGTGCACACTTGGATTTGGCAACgtgcaacagctgctgttgcatcgCCAGCGCAAGAGGCACTTTGTGCTGCCGCCGCCACGCACGTTTGCCGTCAAGTGTCCAGGTTGCCAGCGTCTGTTGCGCACTCGCCTCGCGTTGCGGCAACACATGCGATACATCTGCCACAAGTTGCCGTTGCGCAATGCGCGCCTGCAGAGCTACAAGTGTCGCCATTGTCGCAGCATCAGTTTCACCCACTGGCGTTTCTATCGCCGGCATGAACTCAAGTGTCGTCTACGCCAACCTAGGGTCAAGACAACAGCATCACCCTCGAAAGGTGCCACAAAGCGTCgcccgttgccgttgccgttgccatcgAAACGTGCCACACACAACTGCCCCGATTGCGAGAAGACGTTCAGCTCGCAGACGGGACTCAAGCAGCATCGCATCACACACACTTCGGTGTGTCGCTACAAGTGCAGCATCTGTGATCGCGTCTTCAAGCGGCGCAACGGTCTTTCGCAGCACGTCAAGGGCTACCATCTGCAGCTGAAGCCGCATCAGTGTCCAGTCTGCCAGCATCGCTATGCTCTGAAGTGCGACATGTTGCGATGTCGCCACTCGCAACGACGCGGCGCCAACGATAACCAAAAAACCTAA
- the LOC132788877 gene encoding LOW QUALITY PROTEIN: L-2-hydroxyglutarate dehydrogenase, mitochondrial (The sequence of the model RefSeq protein was modified relative to this genomic sequence to represent the inferred CDS: deleted 1 base in 1 codon), which translates to MSQLLRQIGVHRCSLRFNQLGGLTSRATTQIQDRQRRWQHNNSNRDYDLVVVGGGIVGAASAREILLRHPSLKIAVLEKEPKLAMHQSGHNSGVIHAGIYYKPGTLKARLCVEGLHLAYKYLDEHQIPYKKVGKLIVATDAREVELLKDLEQRGIANKVPDLRMIEGDEIQEIEPYCRGLKALHSPHTGIVDWGLVTQHYGEDFKRAGGDIYLDFKVTKFSETKEGNAGDYPVTIHGGKPHQTVRTRNVLTCGGLQSDLLAELTGCPRSPRIVPFRGEYLLLSKEKQHMVRGNIYPVPDPRFPFLGVHFTPRMDGSIWLGPNAVLALKREGYTWSDINLFELFDALRYPGFLKMASKYIGFGLSEMSKSAFINLQVKALQKYIPEVTEYDIERGPAGVRAQALDLSGNLVDDFVFDRGEGSGPLAKRVLHCRNAPSPGATSSLAIAKMIADKIETEFAIGKSSC; encoded by the exons ATGTCCCAGCTGCTCAGACAAATAGGCGTCCATCGCTGCTCGCTACGCTTCAATCAGCTGGGAGGATTGACGTCGAGGGCAACAACCCAAATTCAGGACAGACAGCGCCGCtggcagcacaacaacagcaatcg CGATTATGATCTTGTTGTCGTGGGCGGTGGCATTGTGGGCGCGGCCTCAGCGCGCGAAATACTGTTACGCCATCCATCACTGAAGATTGCCGTGCTGGAGAAAGAACCCAAGTTGGCCATGCACCAGAGTGGCCACAACTCGGGTGTCATTCATGCCGGAATCTACTATAAACCCGGCACATTGAAAGCTCGCCTTTGTGTGGAGGGTTTGCACCTGGCCTACAAGTATCTGGATGAGCATCAGATTCCCTACAAAAAGGTGGGCAAACTTATTGTGGCCACCGATGCCCGGGAAGTCGAGTTGCTCAAGGATCTGGAGCAGCGAGGCATAGCGAATAAAGTGCCCGATTTGCGTATGATTGAAGGAGATGAAATTCAGGAGATTGAACCCTATTGTCGCGGCTTGAAGGCACTCCACAGTCCACACACTGGCATTGTGGATTGGGGACTGGTTACCCAGCATTATGGCGAGGACTTTAAGCGCGCTGGCGGCGACATTTACCTGGACTTTAAGGTGACCAAGTTCTCGGAGACCAAAGAAGGCAACGCTGGCGATTATCCAGTGACCATTCATGGTGGCAAACCGCATCAAACAGTGCGCACTCGTAACGTCTTGACTTGTGGTGGTCTCCAGTCGGATCTTTTGGCTGAATTGACCGGCTGTCCTCGTTCCCCCCGCATTGTGCCCTTCCGTGGCGAGTACTTGCTGCTCTCCAAGGAGAAGCAACACATGGTGCGTGGCAACATTTATCCAGTACCCGATCCCCGCTTC CCCTTCCTCGGTGTGCACTTCACGCCCCGCATGGACGGCTCCATCTGGCTGGGACCCAATGCTGTGTTGGCGCTCAAGCGCGAGGGCTACAC GTGGAGCGATATCAATCTCTTTGAACTCTTCGATGCCCTGCGCTATCCCGGCTTCCTCAAGATGGCCAGCAAATACATCGGCTTTGGTCTGAGCGAGATGAGCAAGTCGGCATTCATCAATCTACAAGTGAAAGCACTGCAGAAATACATCCCCGAGGTCACGGAGTATGACATTGAACGTGGCCCAGCTGGAGTGCGTGCCCAGGCTCTGGATTTGAGTGGCAATCTCGTGGATGACTTTGTGTTTGATCGCGGCGAGGGATCCGGACCGTTGGCCAAGCGTGTGCTGCACTGCCGCAATGCCCCATCTCCTGGTGCCACCAGTAGCTTGGCCATTGCCAAGATGATAGCCGACAAAATCGAAACGGAATTCGCTATAGGAAAGAGCAGCTGTTAA
- the LOC132788868 gene encoding transport and Golgi organization protein 6, translating to MINTAKYFALLEKLSFEHALANESKTQNSTNSPQTSASITGNLKHLEKYVLLDVAQQLQELCNALGVEEKIDAEDNTINCYIIRLLHVLHTLSSNINFHSDAREDLISVAHLKLCIQTTQELSYYALRCQLHQDFYKSPVFKNFSNNDLSIPTSLLLLSIQFFITRLLPIRQLHIANAMELVQRDLLAAIISLRTLQLPAEQQSQLNAALSYLWQNESKADFFRHVLLLKATPQLSPQLAKRLHQQLLHKLSLPHGFASLIAALHTASQNLDSTRSSEVVAHIVAQRGYSPRLQQQLIEQIFDYCRLQLSNVNSMIYGVLSLRRLCELNETNRASIEHILTAHWQPLVQPEDLLSGLIIWEQSELTACLQLWQQLFCSSSVACLPSSLLIPYIPLLLQLHEQLPAGNERKSVSALICRCLDNRDAELELPKQLQRLLSWQLDKNPPWQSLHQRVALEKKTLQVKVQQAELVKQQDYTPSHTLCSLLMSDNNHALTSKVFLALLRLMLQQLSEGSSIGLLSNDEELAHFLQSKYQLKMQLLVALELLVWHPPLKAQLAQTQSKQFMQLLSELLQQRLSNQKPTVEADQTLVVCLMLLQELLESSEQLQLAESTQRLLKPLQQLAAQTPNELVKQATQSLLSLLLGDRVSTLPTADRSAFQTARELIEQQKPHLQVYGIQLIVQALRKKDVEFTSQCHRILALALETLKSNQESYTFLNCVRLFVALVHIMESEVLDLLSAEYLAETAQLDYRLLVGEAILKSAQEIGPLCYRYKDVLLNCFLHGTKSPLDELRTSSYANLAQLCRLLTYQVHSFFQELLQLINDELSFGSYLPAKRGALLVLAELLAGMENLLDYQDILLPVYRLLRAIEANEDADPQMRQHAANGLKTLNAKCREMLQTSVDPLEQMQREIKVLGIKEPVASSSKKQRHILELN from the exons ATGATTAACACAGCGAAATACTTTGCATTACTTGAGAAATTAAGCTTCGAGCATGCATTGG CAAACGAGAGTAAAACACAGAATTCGACTAATTCACCACAAACGTCGGCTTCTATTACTGGCAACTTGAAACACTTGGAGAAATACGTACTACTTGATGTTGCCCAGCAGTTGCAGGAGTTGTGCAACGCATTGGGCGTAGAAGAAAAGATTGACGCGGAAGACAACACAATCAACTGCTACATAATACGACTGCTGCACGTGTTGCACACATTGTCCTCAAACATCAATTTCCACAGCGATGCTCGAGAGGATCTGATCTCTGTGGCGCATTTAAAGCTCTGCATCCAGACGACCCAAGAGCTATCCTACTATGCGCTGCGCTGTCAACTGCACCAGGATTTCTACAAATCGCCCGTCTTCAAAAACTTCAGCAACAACGATTTATCGATTCCAACCTCGCTACTCCTGCTTAGCATTCAGTTCTTTATTACACGTCTGCTGCCCATTCGCCAGCTGCATATTGCCAATGCCATGGAGCTAGTGCAGCGGGATCTGCTGGCAGCCATCATCAGTCTGCGCACACTGCAATTGCCAGCGGAGCAACAATCCCAATTGAATGCAGCACTTTCGTATTTATGGCAAAACGAGTCCAAGGCAGACTTCTTTCGTCACGTCCTGCTGCTGAAGGCAACGCCACAACTGTCACCGCAACTTGCCAAGCGACTGCACCAACAACTATTGCACAAATTGAGCTTGCCCCATGGATTTGCCAGCTTAATTGCGGCACTTCACACGGCATCCCAAAATCTTGACAGCACGCGCAGTTCAGAAGTTGTGGCGCATATTGTGGCACAACGCGGCTACTCGCCAcgtttgcagcagcagctcatcgAACAGATCTTCGACTACTGTCGTCTGCAACTCTCGAACGTCAACAGCATGATTTATGGCGTGTTGAGCCTGCGACGTCTCTGTGAACTCAATGAAACGAATCGAGCGAGTATCGAACACATTTTGACTGCTCATTGGCAGCCGCTTGTACAGCCTGAAGATTTGCTTAGTGGACTGATAATTTGGGAGCAATCAGAACTAACGGCATGCCTTCAACTCTGGCAGCAACTCTTCTGCAGCTCCAGTGTGGCATGTTTACCCAGCTCGCTGTTGATTCCTTACattccgctgctgctgcagctccaTGAACAGTTGCCAGCTGGAAATGAAAGGAAATCAGTGTCTGCTTTGATCTGTCGCTGTCTAGACAACAGGGATGCCGAGCTGGAGCTGCCCAAGCAGTTGCAACGTCTGCTCAGCTGGCAGCTAGACAAGAACCCGCCTTGGCAATCGCTACATCAACGCGTTGCTCTAGAAAAGAAAACGCTGCAAGTGAAGGTACAGCAGGCAGAGCTTGTCAAGCAACAGGATTACACTCCCAGTCACACGTTGTGCTCGCTTCTGATGTCGGACAACAATCATGCGCTCACCAGCAAAGTTTTTCTCGCGCTGCTGCGTTTAATGCTGCAACAACTAAGCGAAGGATCATCCATTGGGCTCCTCTCCAACGATGAAGAGTTGGCGCATTTTCTGCAATCGAAATACCAGCTGAAGATGCAGCTGTTGGTGGCTCTTGAGCTGCTTGTGTGGCATCCGCCGCTTAAGGCACAACTAGCACAAACGCAGAGTAAACAATTCATGCAGCTGCTCAGCgagttgctgcagcagcgtTTGTCCAATCAAAAGCCAACTGTCGAAGCAGATCAAACGCTTGTTGTCTGCTTAATGCTGCTACAGGAGTTGTTGGAAAGCAGTGAACAACTGCAGCTGGCGGAGAGCACTCAACGACTGCTTAAACCTTTGCAACAGTTGGCTGCCCAGACGCCCAATGAGCTGGTGAAGCAGGCAACGCAGTCGCTATTGAGTCTACTGCTTGGTGATCGAGTTTCCACTCTGCCAACTGCTGATCGATCGGCCTTTCAAACAGCACGCGAGCTTATCGAACAGCAGAAGCCACATCTGCAGGTCTATGGCATCCAGCTGATAGTCCAAGCGTTGCGCAAAAAGGATGTGGAATTCACTTCACAATGTCATCGCATTTTGGCCTTAGCTTTGGAGACTTTAAAGAGCAACCAAGAATCGTATACATTCCTCAATTGTGTGCGTCTGTTTGTGGCGTTGGTGCACATCATGGAGTCGGAGGTGCTGGACTTGCTCAGCGCTGAGTATCTAGCGGAGACGGCGCAACTCGACTATCGTTTGTTGGTAGGCGAGGCAATTCTCAAGTCAGCTCAGGAAATTG GTCCACTTTGCTATCGCTATAAGGATGTGCTGCTCAACTGCTTTCTGCATGGCACCAAGTCACCTTTGGATGAGTTGCGCACCTCGTCCTATGCCAATCTGGCGCAATTGTGTCGTCTGCTCACATATCAGGTGCACAGCTTCTTCCAGGAGTTGCTGCAACTCATCAACGATGAGCTGAGCTTTGGCAGCTATTTGCCTGCCAAGCGTGGCGCTTTGCTGGTGCTCGCAGAACTTTTGGCAGGCATGGAAAATCTGCTGGACTATCAGGATATATTGCTGCCAGTCTATCGACTTCTGCGCGCCATCGAAGCGAATGAGGATGCCGATCCACAGATGCGTCAACATGCTGCCAATGGCTTGAAGACATTGAATGCCAAGTGTCGAGAAATGTTGCAGACGAGCGTTGATCCCTTAGAGCAAATGCAACGTGAGATTAAAGTGCTGGGTATAAAGGAGCCAGTTGCTTCCTCATCTAAGAAGCAACGACACATTCTCGAGTTGAACtaa